From Enterococcus wangshanyuanii, the proteins below share one genomic window:
- a CDS encoding ammonium transporter, with the protein MEAGNIAFILICSGMVFLMTPALAFFYGGLERRKNILNTMMMVICVMGLASVLWVMIGYSLSFSGSNEFIGNLDKLFFNHVSLTEGEKIPEALFAGFQMMFALITTAIITGAVVGRMRFSAIFLFIGIWSLVVYYPMAHMVWGGGFLDKIGSIDFAGGNVVHISSGISGLVLAMVLGQRREYHQTEYRPHNIPFVVLGAGLLWFGWFGFNAGSALAADSLAIHAMLTTNTAAASGMLSWMLLEKWKIGKPTVVGACTGAVVGLVAITPGAGFVSLWSSFILGALVSPFCYFFISFVKHKIGYDDALDAFGCHGVGGVFGGIMTGIFADPAIGGKTGLLYGGTELFLAQVASIVFTLIFAGAASFLIIKGIQLFMPIRVSASEEALGLDRIEHDETAYPTFMGLDS; encoded by the coding sequence ATGGAAGCAGGAAATATTGCGTTTATTTTGATTTGTTCGGGTATGGTATTTTTGATGACACCTGCATTGGCTTTTTTTTACGGAGGTTTGGAACGGCGGAAAAATATTTTAAATACCATGATGATGGTCATCTGTGTAATGGGTTTAGCCTCAGTATTATGGGTGATGATCGGCTATTCTTTATCTTTTAGCGGCTCAAATGAGTTTATCGGGAATTTAGACAAGCTATTTTTTAATCATGTATCGTTGACTGAAGGGGAAAAAATTCCAGAAGCGTTGTTCGCTGGCTTTCAGATGATGTTTGCATTGATTACAACGGCGATCATTACAGGAGCTGTGGTTGGCCGAATGCGCTTTTCCGCGATCTTTTTATTTATCGGGATTTGGTCGCTGGTTGTTTATTATCCGATGGCTCATATGGTGTGGGGCGGCGGTTTTTTAGATAAAATTGGTTCGATCGATTTTGCTGGCGGAAATGTTGTGCATATCAGTTCTGGCATTTCCGGTTTAGTTTTAGCTATGGTTTTAGGGCAACGCCGTGAATATCATCAAACAGAATACCGGCCGCATAATATTCCGTTTGTCGTCTTGGGAGCAGGTCTGCTCTGGTTTGGCTGGTTTGGTTTTAATGCAGGCTCGGCGTTAGCTGCTGACAGCTTAGCGATCCATGCGATGTTGACGACCAATACGGCGGCTGCGAGCGGCATGTTATCATGGATGCTTTTAGAGAAATGGAAAATTGGTAAACCCACAGTTGTAGGTGCTTGTACGGGAGCTGTTGTAGGATTAGTTGCGATCACGCCTGGAGCCGGTTTTGTATCTCTTTGGAGTTCTTTTATCCTGGGAGCGTTAGTCAGTCCATTTTGTTATTTCTTCATTTCATTTGTCAAACATAAAATTGGGTACGATGATGCCTTAGATGCGTTTGGCTGTCATGGTGTTGGCGGTGTATTTGGCGGGATCATGACAGGTATTTTTGCTGATCCAGCAATTGGTGGAAAAACAGGCTTATTGTATGGCGGAACAGAATTATTTCTCGCGCAAGTTGCCAGTATTGTTTTTACATTGATTTTTGCAGGAGCAGCCAGCTTCTTGATCATCAAGGGAATCCAGCTGTTCATGCCGATCCGTGTTTCAGCAAGTGAAGAAGCATTAGGATTAGACCGGATCGAGCATGATGAAACTGCCTATCCGACCTTTATGGGACTAGATTCGTAG
- a CDS encoding P-II family nitrogen regulator gives MKKVEAIIQQEKLEELKLALDQKLDTTGMTVTQVLGCGNQKGLKEYVRGQEIITTLLPKVVVSFVVFDEKVEDIIQLILSICQTGEVGDGKIFVSPIEEAIRIRTGERGKEAI, from the coding sequence ATGAAAAAAGTAGAAGCTATCATTCAGCAAGAAAAGTTAGAAGAATTGAAACTCGCTTTAGATCAAAAATTGGATACAACAGGAATGACTGTCACACAAGTATTGGGATGTGGTAATCAAAAAGGATTAAAAGAGTATGTCCGAGGACAAGAGATCATCACAACACTTTTACCTAAAGTAGTTGTTAGTTTTGTTGTCTTTGATGAAAAAGTAGAGGACATCATCCAGTTGATTTTGAGTATTTGTCAAACTGGAGAAGTTGGAGATGGAAAAATTTTTGTCTCTCCAATAGAAGAAGCGATTCGAATCAGAACAGGTGAACGAGGAAAAGAAGCAATATAG
- a CDS encoding HD domain-containing protein yields MIIGDALYGHFEIEEVLEQLILSDEVQRLKDVHMAGPAYLQNPAWDETRYEHSLGVMLLIRKLGGTLEEQIAGLLHDISHTAFSHVIDLALENEADDYHEKIKADLIEHSAIPKLLSTYGYDYEQLLFDDQKWTLLEQEAPLLCCDRLDYTLREVHRYFEVPLYEIQSFIEDIQIIEGKIALKSVDWAVWFIDQYRKVVIDFFYDPRNICSYEWMAQIIRQGLADQALTMADLMVTDTAFIEKIKLINSESIQILLSRLEAPVSCVVCTSEENYDIYQKKKTRIVDPVLIIDGQLLPVSTVSDEAKVKVAKLRSDSERGIYLKFI; encoded by the coding sequence ATGATAATCGGAGATGCTTTATATGGACATTTTGAAATAGAAGAAGTACTGGAACAGCTGATTTTATCCGATGAGGTTCAGCGATTAAAAGATGTACATATGGCTGGTCCAGCCTATTTACAAAATCCAGCATGGGATGAAACACGTTACGAACATTCTCTTGGCGTGATGCTATTGATCAGAAAGCTGGGAGGTACGTTGGAAGAACAAATAGCCGGCTTGCTTCACGATATTTCCCATACGGCATTTTCTCACGTGATCGACCTAGCATTGGAAAATGAAGCAGATGATTACCATGAAAAAATCAAAGCTGATCTGATTGAACATTCTGCCATCCCCAAGCTGCTTTCTACCTATGGATATGACTATGAACAGCTGTTATTTGATGATCAGAAATGGACTTTATTAGAACAAGAAGCACCATTATTATGTTGTGATCGGCTTGATTATACGTTGAGAGAGGTCCATCGTTATTTTGAGGTTCCTCTTTATGAAATACAATCGTTTATCGAAGACATTCAAATTATCGAAGGAAAGATCGCACTGAAATCCGTTGACTGGGCGGTTTGGTTTATCGACCAGTATCGTAAGGTTGTTATTGACTTTTTCTATGACCCTCGAAATATCTGCAGCTATGAATGGATGGCTCAAATCATTCGTCAAGGTTTAGCCGATCAGGCGTTGACAATGGCAGATTTGATGGTGACAGATACAGCGTTCATCGAAAAAATCAAGTTGATAAATTCCGAAAGTATACAGATATTGCTGTCCCGGCTTGAAGCTCCAGTTTCGTGTGTTGTTTGTACAAGTGAAGAGAACTACGACATTTATCAAAAAAAGAAAACACGTATCGTAGACCCGGTTCTGATAATAGACGGGCAGTTGCTTCCAGTCTCGACCGTATCGGATGAAGCGAAAGTAAAAGTGGCTAAGCTGCGTTCTGACAGCGAACGTGGAATCTATCTTAAGTTTATTTGA
- the dinB gene encoding DNA polymerase IV encodes MISELRFPLRKDTSRKIIHIDMDAFFASVEERDHPELVGHPLVIARHPSDTGGKGVVTTANYEARKFGIHSAMSAQKAFELCPQAIFKAGNHQKYSEISQQIRAIFRRYTDVIEPVSIDEAYLDVTVNKINSKSAIKIAKMIQFDIWNELHLTCSAGVSYNKFLAKLASDFQKPKGLTVVLPDDAETFLKALPIEKFHGVGKKTVPKMHELGIFTGADLYEKDEMELISKFGKMGYSLYRKVRGIHDSPVNVTRDRKSVGKEHTYGTPLTTQAQVTAQLRQLAERVEASLEHVQKHGKTVVLKVRYSDYTTVTRRQTLPEYISTKEELFYQANLIWEEILGLEQGIRLLGITLTNLDPMAYENIVLPLWEKKEE; translated from the coding sequence ATGATCAGTGAATTACGCTTTCCTTTACGTAAGGATACGTCACGTAAAATTATTCACATCGATATGGACGCTTTTTTTGCTTCTGTTGAAGAACGCGATCATCCTGAGCTAGTCGGTCATCCGTTGGTGATTGCCCGTCATCCTAGTGACACTGGTGGCAAAGGTGTAGTGACAACTGCTAATTATGAAGCGCGAAAATTTGGGATTCATTCAGCAATGAGTGCCCAAAAGGCCTTTGAACTATGTCCGCAGGCGATTTTTAAAGCGGGGAATCATCAAAAATATTCAGAAATTTCTCAGCAGATTCGAGCAATTTTTCGTAGATATACTGATGTGATCGAACCAGTTTCGATCGATGAGGCCTATCTGGATGTAACGGTGAATAAAATCAACAGCAAATCAGCTATTAAAATTGCTAAGATGATTCAATTTGATATTTGGAACGAGCTGCATTTAACTTGTTCTGCCGGAGTCAGCTACAATAAATTTCTAGCAAAATTAGCTTCTGATTTTCAAAAGCCCAAAGGTCTCACTGTTGTTCTGCCGGACGATGCGGAAACATTTCTAAAGGCGTTACCGATTGAAAAATTTCACGGTGTCGGGAAAAAAACTGTACCGAAAATGCATGAACTAGGTATTTTTACCGGGGCTGATCTATATGAAAAAGATGAGATGGAACTGATCAGTAAGTTTGGGAAAATGGGTTATTCTCTTTATCGAAAGGTTCGCGGCATCCATGATTCACCTGTCAATGTCACTAGAGATCGTAAGTCGGTCGGGAAAGAGCATACTTACGGTACTCCGCTGACCACCCAAGCCCAGGTTACAGCTCAGCTAAGACAATTGGCGGAACGAGTAGAGGCTTCATTGGAGCATGTTCAAAAGCATGGAAAAACAGTCGTTTTAAAAGTTCGATATTCTGATTATACGACAGTCACAAGACGCCAAACTTTGCCGGAGTATATCTCAACGAAAGAAGAGCTGTTTTACCAAGCCAATTTAATTTGGGAAGAAATCCTCGGACTGGAGCAAGGAATCCGATTATTAGGAATAACGCTGACTAATCTTGATCCCATGGCGTATGAAAATATTGTGCTGCCTTTATGGGAAAAGAAAGAAGAATAG
- a CDS encoding cryptochrome/photolyase family protein, with translation MSKMIMWFRKDLRLDDNTAFSEMLEQAAVDDELICIFQLNPTQFIQNSYNHDTFFYSVKIFYEQLKARGIPLHFSYGDPEENFSELKNSFQEWDSIYFNKDERGYGRKRDQKITAFFKKKKINVHAYQDSHLHGVDEIKKPNGENYKVFTPYYRNWQNQPKKAYERLSTIDRAFSKAAHSLFFEGESRFNEIVEKIDLPFTYDCGEIEAEKVLKTFIKDELHAYHKNRDYPFKDQTSKLSRFLRTGEISIRKVWQAVIAEPESDGRQAFISELCWRDFYNMVYFEHPDQKNQEIKEQYRQLQWQYNKQLFESWRKGETGYPIVDAAMRQLNQTGWMHNRLRMIVASFLTKDLLIDWRLGEQYFQKQLIDYDAASNIGGWQWAASTGTDAVPYFRIFNPTTQSEKFDAKGDFIRQYLPELSKVPNKFIHEPSKMPKEVQESLNIFIGKDYPKPIVDHSKMRAEILTFFKE, from the coding sequence ATGAGTAAAATGATCATGTGGTTTAGAAAAGATCTTCGATTAGATGACAATACAGCTTTTAGTGAGATGCTGGAGCAAGCGGCTGTGGATGATGAACTTATTTGTATATTCCAATTGAATCCAACTCAGTTTATCCAAAATAGTTATAATCATGATACATTCTTCTATAGTGTAAAAATATTCTATGAACAGCTTAAAGCAAGGGGGATTCCGCTCCATTTTTCATATGGTGATCCAGAAGAAAATTTTTCAGAATTGAAGAATAGCTTTCAAGAATGGGATAGCATTTATTTTAATAAAGATGAACGAGGTTATGGTAGGAAAAGAGATCAAAAAATAACTGCTTTTTTTAAAAAGAAAAAGATCAATGTTCATGCTTACCAAGACAGCCATTTACATGGTGTTGATGAAATCAAGAAGCCCAACGGTGAAAACTATAAAGTCTTTACACCTTATTATCGAAACTGGCAAAATCAACCTAAAAAAGCCTATGAAAGGTTATCGACGATCGATCGGGCGTTTTCAAAAGCAGCCCATTCCTTATTTTTTGAAGGTGAAAGTAGATTTAATGAAATAGTAGAAAAAATAGATTTACCATTTACTTATGATTGTGGTGAAATAGAAGCTGAAAAGGTCTTAAAAACATTTATAAAAGATGAATTGCACGCGTATCACAAAAATAGAGATTATCCATTTAAAGATCAGACGAGTAAGCTTTCACGATTTTTAAGAACTGGTGAAATATCTATCCGAAAAGTTTGGCAGGCTGTTATTGCTGAGCCGGAATCAGATGGGCGCCAAGCCTTTATTTCGGAACTTTGCTGGAGAGATTTTTATAATATGGTTTATTTTGAACATCCCGATCAAAAGAACCAAGAAATCAAAGAACAGTATCGCCAGCTCCAATGGCAATACAATAAGCAGCTATTTGAGAGTTGGCGAAAAGGTGAAACAGGTTACCCCATCGTAGATGCAGCTATGCGTCAATTGAATCAAACTGGCTGGATGCACAATCGTTTGAGGATGATCGTAGCGTCATTTTTAACGAAAGATTTATTGATCGATTGGCGTTTAGGCGAACAATATTTCCAAAAACAATTGATCGATTATGATGCAGCAAGCAACATCGGAGGTTGGCAATGGGCTGCTTCGACAGGGACGGATGCTGTTCCATATTTCAGAATTTTCAATCCAACGACTCAGAGTGAAAAATTTGATGCTAAAGGTGATTTCATTCGTCAGTATCTTCCTGAATTAAGTAAAGTTCCGAATAAGTTTATTCATGAACCAAGTAAAATGCCAAAAGAAGTACAAGAATCACTCAATATTTTTATTGGGAAAGACTACCCAAAACCGATTGTCGATCATAGCAAAATGAGAGCAGAGATTCTAACGTTTTTTAAAGAATAA
- the nrdG gene encoding anaerobic ribonucleoside-triphosphate reductase activating protein — MRNPKPQEWLADELSQNYIADYKAFNFVDGEGVRNSLYVSGCLFACEGCFNQAVQNFRYGKPFTKELEDKIIEDLSHDYVQGLTLLGGEPFLNTQVCLSVVDRVHQEFGSTKDIWSWSGYTFEELLLESSDKLELLNKIDILVDGRFELAKKNLNLQFRGSSNQRIIDVKKSFACGQAVIWDKCHDGEQAYEQIKKSELI, encoded by the coding sequence ATGAGAAATCCTAAACCTCAAGAGTGGCTGGCAGATGAGCTTAGCCAAAACTATATTGCTGATTACAAGGCATTCAACTTTGTTGATGGTGAAGGTGTTCGAAATAGCTTATACGTCAGTGGCTGTTTATTCGCTTGTGAAGGATGCTTTAATCAAGCGGTGCAAAATTTCCGGTACGGGAAGCCTTTTACAAAAGAGTTAGAGGATAAAATTATTGAAGATCTCTCCCATGATTACGTGCAGGGGTTGACTTTGTTGGGTGGGGAGCCTTTTTTAAATACACAGGTTTGTTTGAGTGTCGTTGACCGTGTTCATCAAGAATTTGGTTCAACAAAAGATATTTGGTCCTGGTCTGGTTATACTTTTGAAGAATTGCTGTTGGAGTCTTCTGATAAGCTAGAATTGTTGAATAAAATCGATATTTTAGTGGATGGACGCTTTGAACTGGCTAAAAAGAATTTGAACCTACAATTCAGAGGAAGCAGCAATCAGCGGATCATCGATGTGAAAAAATCATTCGCTTGCGGTCAAGCTGTCATATGGGATAAATGCCATGATGGAGAACAAGCATATGAGCAAATCAAAAAGTCTGAATTGATCTGA
- the nrdD gene encoding anaerobic ribonucleoside-triphosphate reductase, translating to MIEIKQAKNDVGATDLTLHTMKIIKRDGRLVDFNDQKIYDALIKAEQKIRGSLDPLAHERIQEIVERIDQEIAERFVDNVKIYEIQNIVEHILLAKNEYELAEEYINYRTRRDFERSKSTDINFTIGKLINKDQAVVNENANKDSDVFNTQRDLTAGIVGKSIGLKMLPPHVANAHQKGDIHYHDLDYHPYTPMTNCCLIDFKGMLNNGFKIGNAEVESPKSIQTATAQISQIIANVASSQYGGCSADRVDELLAPFAELNYEKHLADAKEWIDGADRQEEFAKAKTKKDIYDAMQSLEYEINTLFTSNGQTPFTSLGFGLGVNWFEREIQKAILQIRINGLGSEKRTAIFPKLIFTLKRGVNLNETDPNYDVKQLALECATKRMYPDVLSYDKIVDLTGSFKVPMGCRSFLQGWKDEHGEEINVGRMNLGVVTLNLPRIAMEANGNLDKFWSLLEERLGTMKDALVYRVERCKEAIPANAPILYMYGAFGKRLSRKESVNELFKNKRATISLGYIGLYEVAAAFYGGDWEKNPEAKDFTLAILKDLKAHADQWGNDYGYHFSVYSTPSESLTDRFCRLDTEKFGVVENITDKEYYTNSFHYDVRKNPTPFEKLDFEKDYPQYCSGGFIHYCEYPVLQQNPKALESVWDYAYDRVGYLGTNTPIDHCYECGFEGDFNPTERGFECPQCGNHDPKSCDVVKRTCGYLGNPQARPMVHGRHKEISSRVKHMK from the coding sequence ATGATAGAGATTAAGCAAGCTAAAAATGACGTGGGTGCTACTGATTTGACTTTGCATACGATGAAAATCATCAAAAGAGATGGACGTCTAGTTGATTTTAATGACCAGAAGATTTATGATGCTTTGATCAAAGCTGAACAAAAAATTCGAGGTTCATTGGACCCGCTTGCTCATGAGCGCATTCAAGAGATCGTGGAGCGCATCGATCAGGAAATTGCAGAACGATTTGTAGATAATGTCAAAATCTATGAAATTCAAAATATCGTAGAGCACATTTTACTTGCTAAAAACGAATACGAACTTGCAGAAGAATACATCAATTACCGTACACGACGTGATTTTGAACGTAGCAAATCAACAGATATCAATTTCACGATCGGCAAATTGATCAACAAGGATCAAGCGGTCGTTAATGAAAACGCAAATAAAGACAGCGATGTGTTCAATACACAACGTGATTTAACTGCAGGTATCGTTGGGAAATCGATTGGATTGAAAATGCTCCCTCCACATGTGGCAAATGCCCACCAAAAAGGAGATATCCACTATCATGATTTAGATTATCATCCATATACGCCAATGACAAACTGTTGTTTGATCGACTTTAAAGGCATGTTGAACAATGGATTTAAAATTGGGAATGCAGAGGTTGAATCGCCTAAATCGATCCAAACAGCGACTGCTCAAATTTCTCAAATCATCGCCAATGTAGCCTCAAGTCAATATGGCGGCTGTTCTGCTGACCGAGTAGATGAGCTGCTTGCACCTTTTGCAGAATTAAACTACGAAAAACATTTGGCAGATGCAAAAGAATGGATCGACGGCGCAGATCGTCAAGAAGAATTTGCTAAAGCTAAAACTAAAAAAGATATCTATGATGCGATGCAAAGTTTAGAATACGAAATCAATACATTGTTCACTTCAAACGGACAAACCCCTTTTACTTCTTTAGGTTTTGGTCTAGGTGTCAACTGGTTTGAACGTGAAATTCAAAAAGCGATTTTACAAATCAGAATCAATGGCTTAGGTAGTGAAAAACGAACAGCGATTTTTCCTAAACTGATCTTCACATTGAAACGCGGTGTTAATTTGAATGAAACAGATCCAAACTATGACGTAAAACAGTTAGCACTTGAGTGCGCAACAAAACGGATGTACCCAGATGTTTTAAGCTATGATAAAATCGTAGATTTAACTGGCAGCTTCAAAGTTCCAATGGGCTGTCGCTCATTCCTACAAGGTTGGAAAGACGAGCATGGCGAAGAAATCAATGTCGGCCGGATGAATCTTGGTGTCGTGACATTGAATCTACCAAGAATCGCCATGGAAGCGAATGGAAATCTAGATAAATTCTGGTCACTTTTAGAAGAACGCTTGGGCACGATGAAAGATGCATTGGTTTATCGAGTTGAACGCTGTAAAGAAGCAATTCCTGCAAACGCACCGATCTTGTATATGTATGGTGCTTTCGGTAAACGTTTATCCAGAAAAGAATCAGTAAATGAATTATTTAAAAATAAGCGTGCCACAATCTCATTAGGCTATATTGGCTTATACGAAGTTGCTGCTGCCTTTTATGGCGGAGATTGGGAAAAGAATCCTGAAGCAAAAGACTTTACCCTTGCGATCTTAAAAGATTTAAAAGCCCATGCCGATCAATGGGGCAATGATTATGGTTATCACTTCAGTGTTTACTCAACACCTAGCGAAAGCTTAACAGACCGCTTCTGCCGTTTAGATACTGAAAAATTTGGTGTTGTAGAAAATATCACTGACAAAGAATATTATACAAACAGCTTCCATTACGATGTTCGTAAAAATCCAACACCGTTTGAAAAATTAGATTTTGAAAAAGATTATCCACAATATTGTTCTGGTGGGTTCATTCATTATTGTGAGTATCCAGTTTTACAGCAAAACCCTAAGGCTCTAGAATCAGTTTGGGATTATGCTTATGACCGCGTTGGTTACCTTGGCACAAACACACCGATCGATCATTGCTACGAATGTGGATTTGAAGGTGATTTCAACCCAACTGAACGTGGCTTTGAATGTCCTCAATGCGGCAATCATGATCCAAAATCTTGTGATGTTGTAAAACGGACTTGCGGTTATTTAGGAAACCCCCAAGCAAGACCGATGGTGCATGGTCGCCATAAAGAAATCTCTTCACGAGTGAAGCATATGAAATAA
- a CDS encoding ABC transporter ATP-binding protein — protein MKKILEVNHLSKSYGYRNNKVQVLNNISFSVEQGEFVGIMGPSGAGKSTLLNAISTIALPTTGTVRIDGQDILKMRNNQVSDFRRKELGFIFQDFNLLDTLNVKDNILLPLAIDRIPLEKMEQRLIHVATVLGIEQLLNEYPNTISVGQKQRVAAARALITEPKLIFADEPTGALDSKSAAELLQYMTNMNVEDDATIMMVTHDPYTASYCNRILFIKDGVIFSEVVRQGSRKEFFNRVIDMQATIGGGGRANDF, from the coding sequence ATGAAAAAAATTTTAGAAGTGAATCATCTAAGTAAATCTTATGGCTATCGAAATAATAAAGTTCAGGTCCTAAACAATATTTCTTTTTCTGTGGAACAAGGCGAATTTGTTGGGATCATGGGACCCAGCGGAGCAGGAAAGTCAACATTGTTGAATGCGATTTCGACTATTGCTTTACCGACGACTGGTACAGTTCGGATCGATGGTCAGGATATTTTAAAAATGCGAAATAATCAAGTCAGCGATTTTCGCCGCAAAGAATTAGGATTTATTTTTCAGGATTTCAATTTGCTTGATACCTTAAATGTTAAGGATAATATTTTATTACCGTTAGCGATCGATCGAATACCGCTTGAAAAGATGGAGCAGCGTTTGATTCATGTGGCTACTGTGTTGGGAATCGAACAGTTGCTGAATGAATACCCTAATACGATTTCGGTAGGTCAAAAGCAACGGGTTGCTGCAGCCAGAGCACTGATCACAGAACCAAAATTGATTTTTGCGGATGAACCTACCGGCGCACTAGATTCTAAGTCGGCTGCAGAGTTGCTTCAATATATGACGAATATGAATGTTGAAGATGATGCAACGATCATGATGGTGACTCATGATCCTTATACGGCAAGTTACTGTAATCGTATTTTATTTATCAAAGATGGGGTGATTTTTTCAGAAGTCGTACGCCAAGGATCAAGAAAGGAATTTTTCAATCGAGTGATCGATATGCAGGCTACGATTGGCGGAGGTGGTCGTGCGAATGATTTTTAA
- a CDS encoding ABC transporter permease — protein MIFNLSWKNFKGQFLNYLVYFVSMTFAVVVYYCFSALTYNRSLTNRLGQEIHIDGAMNLGGVLIVIMILGFMFAANHFFLLKRRKEIGLYQLVGMKKTQISLLFFIETLFLGAISLITGLFLGVIFSKLFSMILAKAMFLQVESLFFISVPSMVQTSVVFVFMLLAVSIRSTWLIYLYQVTNLLTPEKKREAASNRLSRFKAGLGVFGALLILFGYFLSYNIVQFISFLMKTSLGFGGFFLAPLVILAICCIGTFLFFKYTMHLVVYLFTKNRSAYYRNLNMVAVGNTKLHMTRVGSTLFAVTIFIAIALGMIGGAASIYTIGMNSVNIVAPNDYIVAEDDLDKVMTTIENQSDTSVKSLVELNYKLTGSRYSLKIGQDASQSNLTPINIMALSNYREFQKYNHYLKNIELKHPTDLVVLDSIQNTLAGVIRYDSDFIFSENTRFQIADVRPDYLGQDLLRYSFPTVIVSDEQFNKINTGISYSLYAINVDSKDEEALSDKIAEEIKPKWISPVYYRYQWKGQKVEGYTSKTSRNPEKKEGQSPSDLDEQEYWQLNYTSRFSDLRYKRREMGLFIYVAMFLGILALIITGSILMLHQFSEAEREKERYELLKKIGVSEKEIRKLVYQQNSIIFFPPMIIGVLHASFAIYVFSMIITSSGYWLAYLSCGLLILIYLAYYFLTSAIYIRIVLEKD, from the coding sequence ATGATTTTTAACCTATCCTGGAAAAATTTTAAGGGTCAATTTTTGAATTATCTGGTTTATTTTGTCAGTATGACATTTGCGGTAGTTGTTTATTATTGTTTTAGCGCACTTACCTACAATCGATCGTTGACGAATCGGCTGGGTCAGGAAATCCATATTGATGGTGCAATGAATCTAGGCGGTGTCTTGATCGTAATCATGATTCTGGGCTTTATGTTTGCAGCGAATCACTTCTTTTTATTAAAACGTCGAAAAGAGATCGGACTGTATCAATTGGTTGGAATGAAGAAGACGCAGATATCCTTGCTGTTTTTCATTGAAACATTATTTTTAGGGGCTATTTCCTTGATCACAGGCTTATTTTTAGGTGTGATTTTCTCAAAGTTGTTTTCGATGATTCTTGCGAAAGCTATGTTTTTACAAGTGGAAAGTTTGTTTTTTATCTCAGTCCCTTCGATGGTACAAACAAGTGTTGTCTTTGTTTTTATGCTATTAGCAGTGTCGATCCGAAGCACTTGGCTGATTTATCTTTATCAGGTGACAAACTTGCTAACCCCTGAAAAGAAACGGGAAGCTGCATCAAATCGCTTATCCAGATTTAAAGCCGGTTTGGGAGTTTTTGGTGCATTGTTGATTCTTTTTGGTTATTTTTTGTCCTATAATATTGTGCAGTTTATCTCATTTTTGATGAAAACATCCCTGGGGTTTGGCGGCTTTTTTCTTGCACCTCTAGTTATTTTAGCTATTTGCTGTATTGGTACTTTTCTATTTTTTAAATACACGATGCATCTAGTTGTCTATTTATTTACAAAAAATCGCTCTGCTTATTATCGAAATCTAAATATGGTTGCAGTCGGCAACACAAAGCTTCACATGACAAGAGTGGGTAGCACACTTTTTGCCGTCACGATTTTTATTGCTATTGCTCTGGGTATGATCGGAGGGGCGGCCTCTATTTATACGATTGGAATGAATTCAGTGAACATTGTTGCGCCAAATGATTATATCGTGGCGGAGGATGATCTTGATAAAGTAATGACAACGATTGAAAATCAGTCAGACACTTCAGTAAAATCGCTAGTAGAATTAAATTATAAGCTAACAGGCAGCCGCTATAGTCTTAAAATTGGTCAAGATGCCAGCCAAAGTAATTTAACGCCAATCAATATAATGGCTCTTTCTAATTATCGAGAATTTCAAAAATACAATCATTATTTAAAGAATATCGAATTGAAACACCCGACTGACCTTGTAGTTTTAGATAGTATTCAAAATACATTGGCTGGTGTCATTCGGTATGATTCTGACTTTATTTTTTCCGAAAATACCAGATTTCAGATTGCCGATGTTCGACCGGATTATTTAGGTCAAGATTTGCTTCGTTATAGTTTTCCAACGGTGATCGTTTCCGATGAACAATTTAACAAAATAAATACAGGCATCAGCTATTCATTGTACGCGATAAATGTCGATTCAAAGGATGAAGAGGCTCTTTCAGATAAAATAGCCGAAGAAATAAAGCCCAAATGGATCTCACCTGTTTATTATCGTTACCAGTGGAAAGGTCAGAAAGTTGAAGGGTATACATCAAAAACAAGCCGGAATCCAGAAAAAAAAGAAGGACAAAGTCCATCTGATTTAGATGAACAAGAGTATTGGCAATTAAATTATACAAGTCGCTTTTCAGATTTGAGATATAAGAGAAGAGAAATGGGCCTATTTATTTATGTAGCTATGTTTTTAGGAATTTTAGCGTTGATCATCACAGGCAGTATTTTGATGCTGCATCAGTTTTCAGAAGCTGAAAGAGAAAAGGAACGTTACGAGCTATTAAAAAAAATCGGCGTTTCTGAAAAAGAGATCCGAAAACTTGTCTATCAACAAAATAGTATTATCTTTTTCCCACCAATGATCATTGGTGTTTTACATGCAAGCTTCGCAATTTATGTCTTTAGTATGATAATTACAAGTTCAGGTTATTGGTTGGCTTATTTATCTTGCGGTTTGCTGATTTTAATTTATTTAGCGTATTATTTTTTAACTTCAGCGATTTATATTCGAATCGTACTTGAGAAAGATTAA